Below is a genomic region from Schistocerca americana isolate TAMUIC-IGC-003095 chromosome 1, iqSchAmer2.1, whole genome shotgun sequence.
AGCTATTGATAACATGCGTCCCAATAAAATGGAACGATGTTAGGAGTCAAATCACAGTAGTTAGATAAACAAACTGTGAGAATACTTTTCCCCACAATCTAAAAGAAATGACAGAATGACTCTCACTAAACATGGCACGGTTACTACAAAATATCTTCTTTCGTCTTGCAAAGTTGCCTACCATGTAGCAAAGAaaaagaaaggtttttcaacagaaaatgccatacatgctttcactaatcaaattttgaatgatctgaataaccgaacaccacccattgggattttttgtgatctctcaaaggcttttgattgtataaatcatgaaattctgctagataagctcaaatattgtggcgtgagtgggacagtgcacaaatggttccattagtacctaactggacgagtgcagaaagttgaaataagcagctctcataatatgcaaagatcagctcattcctcaaactggggaactatcaagaatggggttccacaagggtctgTCTTGGGTCCAttgttgttcttaatatgtattaatgacttgccattctatgttcatgaagaggcaaagttagttctctttgctgatgatacaggtatagtaatcacacctgacaaacaagaattaactgatgaaattgtcaatactgtctttcagaaaattactaagtggttccttgaaaacggactctcactgaattttgataagacacagtacatacagttccgtacagtgaatggtatgacgccattaataaatatagaccttaatcagaagcatatagctaaggtagaatattccaaatttttaggtgtgtccattgatgagagattaaattggaagaaacacattgatgatctgctgaaacgtttgagttcagctacttatgcaataagggtcattgcaaattttggtgataaacatcttagtaaattagcttactatgcctattttcactcattgctttcatatggtatcatattttggggtaattcatcactgaggaataaagcatttattgcacaaaagcatgtaatgagaataatagctggagtccacccaagataatcctgcagacatttatttaaggatctagggatattcacagtagcttctcagtatatatactctcttatgaaatttgttattaacaaccaaacgcaattcaaaagtaatagcagtgtgcataactacaatactaggagaaaggatgatcttcactattcaagattaaatctaactttggcacagaaaggggtgaattatactgccactaaagtctttggtcacttaccaaatagtatcaaaagtctggcagataaccaacaagtatttaagaagaaattaaaagaatttctgaatgacaactccttctactccatagaggaaattttagacataaattaagaaaaaaaattattaaaaaaataaaaaaacataaaaaataaaaaaagttatattaacttaagtatgttgttaaattaacttaattatgtcatgtattggaaaatttgactcattctacatcattacgaaatatcatattcatgatccttggaactagtattaatctaatctaatctaatacggGATGACCTCATTTTACCAGCTACTCTGGACATGGTATTATGATGAATGAGTCAGCTGCCAAGCAACTACCAAGTGTGCCTTTGGcaaacactactactactactactactactactactagtagtagtagtagtagtagtagtagtagtagcagcagcagctttattcatctgtagatctctttttacaaggatataggacatgtcaaagtatttacaaattcagaccaatttaaaataagttaagACTCCTAGTTAGAGCCACCCCTactccttcagtgtataaaatgcatTATATGACAGGTACTTTTTAGTcaccctttttgcaatttctttagtctcttttgataatttattgtacagttttatcccttggtagaaaatgctgttttgagctttatgtttattttttcttggtaaatgtaagttgagtctagctcttgttccatggtcatgcacagagctgtttgtgcagtaattaccagttatttttgatgtgtacaactaactggtaaaatgtattcacatggtgcaGTTAAAACCCCGGAGTTTTGaatagatctttacaatgagctatTAGTCGACGAATTTGATATGAATGATGACATTAATAATCAGTTGATAGCAAATAATCAAACATAAGGCTGATTTCACTGTTCAGTTGGTTAAAGTTACACACAATCACAATGATGCGAATCTAGCTTGTTATATGCTCTTTCCAGATGACAGCAAATTTCATGAAGATTTTCTTTTCTCCGAATGATAGCCCTGGAACAAAAGCAACAGACCTCTTCGAAAAAATACACGAATGGACGAAACCAATACTAACTGGGAAAACTTTGTAGGCGTGTGTACAGTTGTAGGTCGTAGTATGGTAGGCTGTTAGGCCGGATTGTAAGCTTTGATCCCTAAAGAGGCTACTCATGCTGTCTGGACACATCTTTATTTGTCAGGAAGCAGAAGCATCAAAAAGCATGAGGCCTGCCCTTCATGAGGTACTTCAGAAGTCGAAGTGGTAAACTTCAttaagagtctgccacttaagtcgAGATGTTTTCAAGAGTTGTGCACTGATAAGGGGCTGAGCACATTTCTCTCATTTATTACAGTAACTCTCGCTGGCTTATAtgagaaaatgttttgaaaatgatGTGTGGACCCAGGATTTGCAACCGCCAGACAAAATCTCAGCCTTTAGGAAGAAACAGCTATTGTGGGAGAAAAAGCTGGATGTTAAAGATATACAGTACGTTTTCCGAGCTCTTCAAACGATTTTAGAAGGCTTTCAGTTGAGTGAAGCACTTAAGTTCCTGTTTGTGTATCATTTAACTGAACTCATTGATTACTTACAtgctacgtttacatgcgacacatcttcctaAAGACGAAAACCTAATTTCGGAAACTGTTTTTTGCTGTCGTGTTTACATTTTAAGCCTCATTTCCTCAGCCATGAATTTCTTAGACGTGTagaccccccccaccaccaccacaacgaTCGCATGTATGATAATGTTTCCACACGCCTGGGTTTAAGGGAGTTGCGCAACTTTCAGCCGAAGAGCGTATAATGACGTTAACGAAGAAAAAACTGACTCACAGATGTTAGACTTGGAAATGAGTCTCGTAGGAATCGTTCAGGAACATCAAATACGCTAATAGGGAAGTTATGTTACGAAGGCGAAGATTCGTCCCAGAATCGATTTCGAACGAGTAATATCAATTTCGCAAGCGTTTTGAGCCATATTTCTGACTCTGTACAGAAATCTTTACATTGACAACTGGAGTCACTGCAGTATACATGGCGTATTGTACTCCGAAGAGCgctatttcaaaatttttgtttacaatagAGCGGAAAGTAATGTTTTTCCCAACAGTACAGCTTTGTTTTTATTTCCAGTCAGTCAACGTTCTGTTAGGTCACAGACGCTGTGAATATATGTTTGTTTTGGTAGCATGGTATTTAATTTTGTAACCGAACATTGTACTACTGTGCAGAACAGTCATTACTCACTTGTCAGTGATAGCGCCAGTAACGAACACTTTACACAGGATTTCAATGAGCGTCAAGATTCGTTTTAAATCTCTAAGGCcacaaataaatttccatttcacGGAAATATCTGCACTCAAAGACTAAAGCAAAAAATATTATcaatatactgaaataaaaaaatatctttAACACTATTGGGTTGTATGAATAAAAACGAGAACATTCTCCAGAGTTGATactcagagcaaaagaacattctcaaagaaagttctcactttcgtatgaataaaaactaGGAAGCATAATCTCTGACCCTGGAGTACTTTCTCTCTACTTCCCCTCCTTGCTGAGTAAGTTCTCAGCAAAGATATTAAAATCCAACATCTTTGGTCCTCACTCACTCTCAGTTTGTTTCGTTAGCGACTTTACgcgtgtgttcactgtgttgtgttAGCGAaagttttctgaagttatttctgtgCCGAAATGGAAGACTCAGAATTAGCGTTTGTTAACATTATTAAAGATTACCCCGCaattatcagcaaatcacaaactcCGGCCGCAAGAAGAGAGAAAGCGGATTGTCTTAAAGAAGTTCAACACCGTTATATGGTTAATTTCGGGAAAGAAATAACGGACGTGCAGATAATGAAGAAGGTGCACAATATGAAATCCCGTATCAAGGCGAAAACGGATGTGAATAAGACGGGAAACATCAAGATTTCACTGAAAAATTGGGAGcagatatttttaaagtttttggacGGAGATGACTGCAACCCAACTATCCACAGAGTTCCTGGTAAGTCCCATACTTTTCGATTTTTTAATTACGCGCTTAATGCTTTGAAATTGTGATTCAGACAAATACGCATTTTTaacatgtgaaaatgaaacaatgtttggtAAATTTCGTTTACTACATCACCACTTTTCAGTGAAAGTATCACAGTGTACTATGCATGAAATTGGACGAACCTCCCCCACATTTCTGCGTAAATCTGTTTGGTATATTTACTAACTAGAAACTGAATCCTGACATActactattactttttttttttttttaattttcattaggaGCTTGTGCAGTAGGTGGTGGTTCCACCTCTATCATCCCATCACCAAGCAATTCGGAGGTAGCTGACACAGACTGCATGTATGAACAGGAGTCAATTTTGCAGCTACCACTAATTCTTCCAGCCGACCATATGGACCTCGTGGGCCCCGAAGTCGTCGTACCTTCACAATCGCCTGCTTCGGGGCATGAGAGTGTGCTTAAACGTCGGCGATTAAGCATGGAAACGGATGAGACACGTAATTTGTCTACTCCAGAGCTGCAAAGGCTGGTCCTATTGTATCAATTGGACATACTCAAATGCAAGCGGCAGAAATTGATGCGCGAAGAagacaaacaatgaaacaaattttctgtAGTGTCTTATTTACATaacgaattttattaataaaaacatctttttaaagtgaatgttcatTTTCATTCCTCATTCACCAAATTCCATATCCtcttacaaaaattattcagtacAAATGTCTTTACAACGAAACAATAAGAGTAATATAATCCAATCTGAAATGTTAACAATAGTGTATGCACTTATATTGTTGGGTCTGGCCAGTATCTTCACATCattgaaacaatttctggtaaagtaaagcaaaaagagtaacttgtttgtattttaaatgctgagggttagacagttgtgcacttattcactgtaacacctggcaaataccttcaccacatccttgaaatagtttctggtaaagtaaagcaaaaagagtaacttgtttgtattttaaatgctgcaggttagacagttgtgcacttattcactGTAGCACCTGGGAAATAACTTCACCACATCCTTGTAACAATTTCTGGTAatgtaaagcaaaaagagtaacaTGTTTTACTGTAGCATCTGGCAAATACCTTCGCCACTAATTTTTGGTACAGTAAAGCAAAAATAGTAAGTTgcttgtattttaaatgctgcaggttagacagttgtgcactaattcactgtagcacctggcaaataccttcaccacatccttgaaacagtttctggtaaagtaaagcaaaaagaataagttgtttgtattttaaatgctgcaggttagacagttgtgcacttattcactgtaacacctggcaaataccttcaccacatccttgaaacagtttctggtaaagtaaagcaaaaagagtaagttgtttgtattttaaattctgcaggttagacagttgtgcacttgtTCACTGTAGCACCTGGGAAatatcttcaccacatccttgaaacagtttctggtaaagtaaagcaaaaagagtaagttgtttgtattttaattgctgcaggttagacagttgtgcacttattcactgtagcacctggcaaataccttcagcacatccttgaaacactttctggtaaagtaaagcaaaaagagtaagttgtttgtattttaaatgctgcaggttagacagttgtgcacttattcactgtaacacctggcaaataccttcaccacatccttgaaacagtttctggtaaagtaaagcaaaaagagtatgggtgaagtggggtaagtgtaGCCATGGGGTTAATGTAACCATGGCTTATGGTCCCTTAAAGAAGCTGTATTTTTACCTTTGATTTATCACACATGTTaatttactcctttctttgttatttttaacCAGAAGTTGTCAAATCTGACATAAATTGGTAATTAATTTTTGGACTTGAATGGACGTCTACATTTTCACTCTGCGAGAGAGTGACATACTCAAAATTCAGTTCTGCCTGAACCTACTTTGGGTCACAAGGGAGACCTGACATTTGGTGTTACGTTTGATTCATACAACGTTCAATGACTGAATAATAGTTAGGGCCTAAGTGTGAATATAATAAGTTGAATTAGGGCAGTTTAGCATTAAACACAAATTGCCTACAACTTTAGTTCAATTTCCatgaaaaataatagaaagtgaacttaTAAAGTGAATTTCTCTTGAggctacatattttattatttttgttaaattgcctagtaaagaaaaaaaattacttttgtagAATTTAAACTAATAAATTACTGGCCTAAAACAAAAATAAGTCATCTATGATGCATTCTGTTTCAGTTTTTTATGGTTTAGGCTAACACTTATTTTTTAGTTTagctaacattttctgtgtatttcataatATACAAAGAGGCGTGTGCTTTAGTTCATATCTTGAgtaaaatttaagatattttaataatttaaaaacctTCAAATTCAGTAAAAATTGGATAATCAGGTCACTTATCCCAAGTCTCTTTTACAATGCTCTGTATGGGTACAACAATGCGGGGTTACACTTGCCCCGAACCATGGGGCAAGTGTAATctcacaacacaaaattttgaaaacaattatttgaccatattattattttttttcaaaaacaaaatgtgtATTTATTAAAAGTCAGTAAGTCAAACTTTATGCATgagaaatttcaaaatcatatcTTCAATAACAAATTGCCAATTTGGTGTCAAAGTTGAACTATGCCAAAAcatggttacacttaccccacttcaccctaacttgtttgtattttaaatgctgcaggttagacagttgtgcacttattcactCTAGCACGTGACAAATACCTTCTCCACATCCTTGGAACAATTttggtaaagtaaaataaaaacttgtgCCATCAATCTGCTGAAGTTACAGTACAGAAATTACAGTAAGGTTCCAGCAGTTCATGTTAACCTGTTGTGTCCAAAGCTATTTACAGTAGTATCTCTGTTCCAAATAGTTacatgttaaacaatttttgttgaaagtaaaatcgatgatagagaatgaaaaaaaaaaaacactaaacagCATTTTATACCGTAACATCAGAGCACTGTGCTTTaatttcatgagggaataattacaaaaaaatatcaaaTTGGGTTTAATTATGCAATTTTTGGGCAGACACCCATACATTACAGTTGTCGTATTACATTCACAATTTCCCGTCTCCTATTTGTTCCACGTACACGTacgtttgctgcttcctcttctcccAGTACTGGAAGATTGTTGTCGTCATCACTAGGTGCCTCAAAATCCTCATCCCCTACATGTTTTGCTACGTTGTGCAAAACAAAACAGGCTACTATCACACTGGGGATTTTTGTTTGGGCAAGCCTTATTTTATTTTGGAGAATTGGGAAACGCCTTTTCACTTGTCCAAAGCACCGTTCGATTATCACCCTTTCCTTAGAGTGAAGTCTGTTGTATGCCCTCTCATCAGGTGTTTCTGGATTTTGAAAGGGTGTCATTAACCACGGTGCAATGCCATATCCTTCGTCTCCTAAAATTAGGGCGTTGCACTGGTTCTCACGCAATATACGATAGACATCGGAGTTTCTCCATATCCTAGCGTCATGTACAGACCCTGGCCATGAAGCATCAACACTCGTAAACATTTCACTGTTGTCACACGTCGCCTGCACGTTTATAGAAGGAAAGCCCTTTCGATTGACGTATTCGTCTCCATGTGAAGAAGGTTTCATTATAGGTATGTGAGTGCAGTCTAGGGCCCCTACCGCACATGGAAACTTGTATCTCGATTGCCAATTAACTTTCGCTGTTTCTAATTCGTTAATGTTTCTCGGAAATCTGATCCACAACGGTGCTTTCCTATTGACCTGTTGCAGAACGTACGAAAATGTTATTGATACTGTAGTCTGGTGTACTCCCAAATCTTCTCCTACACCTATCTGAAAACCAGGATCCGCTAAATagcgcaaaaatattttcattttgcattCATTGGAAAGGGCGCCTCCTCTTGTTTCGTGATTTTCCGGAAGAAAATGATTCGCCAGCCAATTAATGTTTTGACTGTTAAATCTATACAAACTTCTACAGTTCCTTTCTTCTGTGTTCCTGCGTACTACGTATATCTTTCTTTGCCTTCCAAGAAACATAAATTCCGCCATTTTCGCTAAAAACACTCGGTAACGCTTaataacaacacaacacaacacaactcactcagctcgaagtatgctatggagctcactcacaaaaacagagaatgttctccgcttgtgagaaacttctttggctttattcatacgaaatcggagaATATACTTTGCTTTGAGCAACTTCCCCCACCCTTCACCCCACACTGAGAACATACTCGGGTGAAGTATATTCTCAGACTCGCTTTATTCATGCCAACCAGAGAACTTTCTCTGAACTTCTGAGTATAAAGTATATTCTCTGTTTTATTCATACGACCGATTGACTGTTCCGCAGCAATACGAACCTCAAAATGTATGTGTGTattccaactgctgaggtcatcgatccctagacttaaaaaaaaaaaaaaaaaaaaaaaaatctcacacacacacacacacacacacacacacacacacacacacacacacacacacacacgcccgagggaggactccaacctcaggCGGTAGAGGCCGTTCTACGAACTTCGAGTACAGACATTCAGTACTTTTCTGTCCATATTGATACTTCATACGATTGTGAGTTACTTTGTTACAGATAAGTGATTATAACGAGTTGCTGAATCCTAGAAAGATATTTCAGTCGCAGTGTTTATGAACATTTTCCCACTTTATAAAGTGGAAGACTAAGCCTATTATTTTGGCATGAaggtaactttccgagtacaataACAGAGGATCCGACATCTGTACTGGCGCATGAATCAAGGCAGATTGGTAGATTGTAAGCAGTTCCACCTATGGACAGTTGATGAAGTTTGTAAACGATGGTGGGGGAATCGCAACCATGCGAGAAAGTATAATGCCGTTTCACTTTCGTAACTTACTTGTAAACTGGCATGATAGTGTACAAGTAGGGCGTTTGCACGTGTAAGTTTACTaacgcggccggccggtgtggcagtgcggttaaaggcgcttcagtctggaaccgcgtgaccgctacggtcgcaggttcgaatcctgcctcgggcatggatgtgtgtgatgtccttaggttagttaggtttaattagttctaagttctaggtgactgatgacctcagaagttaagtcgcatagtgctcagagccatttgaaccatttttttactaacgCGAGTGGTGCTGGGGGATATACGTGTAAGAAATTCGTGCCTGTGGAAATACAGCTTAAAATCTGAAGATGATTTGTTAACCCAAAAAAATATAGCGTCTGGTGGAcagctgttccagtttctgatttagtcaacGCAGTAGCTGTTTTTCTTCACTTAAATAGTAGAGGTAGACAGATTCATGCACAGTAAATCACCCCATCCACATTAGTCGGACGTTTTGAAAACAAGACGTAACCTGACAATAAAAGCACCAGCACGTTTCAAAAACGATTGTGCATTTACATGGGGGCGAAAAGTGACTAGAATCGGATTTCTACAATCGGttttggagtgtttacatgaccaactAGAAACGAtcctgttgtgattggcaagttttcggagcctgtggctccttcttcaggcagatgaACTTATGTTACATGCAATGCACTCagtttctcactcttattaactcatgcacaatgtttgaGTAGtagtctctgtcttgcatattaccctgttttccacctttaagctctcaggttttcaaatctcgtctgatgcagtccccaacagtcagtcttcCATTCTCATCCCGTACCGTATGTCTCACgtgacctgcggttctgggtgactttcccaaaccccttttcctagacctctccaatccttttacttcacccttcttccttccccttcagcccttctgcctgaagaaggagtcactggctctgaaagattgccaatcacaacagctttttatgtgtgtgtttcacTGCCTCTtagtgagcagattttttatctaccctatTAAGTAATTTTACTACAAAAAAAGGGGTGTTAGCAAGAAAATATGCTGGACCACAGCATCAACAACAAAATAGTTACTTGCCTTATACCTTCTTTaggtctgtactgttttgaaagcCATCAActaaataatgaagaaaatgaatATAGAAAATTATCTTTATTACTATTGTGACAACAATTAACAAACACtgacgccgtgcggttctaggcgcttcagtccggaaccacgtgactactacggtcgcaggttcgaatcctgcctcgggcatggatgtgtgtgatgtgcttcgattagttaggtttaagtagttctaagttctaggggactgatgacctaagatgttaagtcccatagtgctcagaggcatttgaaccatttttttgaacaaacacTGACATAATTTCTTCCTGAGAAAACACATATAGATTGCATTTATGTGAGAAGTTTAGATACTCCAGTATTCTGTTCCCTAATGCAAAAGAAAATGAACACAAAAGTTCAGGAACTCTTGATGTGTTATTCAGTCATCATAGAAAACCTGACAGTGCTACTTTCTGAATATTATTGAAAtggtttattttcttatgtttaggATCTCTAGTGCACTAATCTCTTATGCAAAAGAATAGAAGTCACATATTTTCTGTCAAAACTTTTCCAGGTACTTTTTGATGAAGACAGTCCACAATAGTAGATACAGTGTTACAAGTAAACAGTTTTCTAGAATTTCTTTACCCATAAGGTATATTACACACCTAAAAGTAGTGtaaaaattcatataaaaagtTACAAATAATACCATTGTGATTTACAGGTTCGGCCAAATGTATAGCACGCAGTAACCCAAAACTCTGCTCTTGGCAGTTAGCACTTTCTTCCACTGGCAAGCGTACCCATACATGAAGGcaaggggtactgcaccatcctcC
It encodes:
- the LOC124550544 gene encoding uncharacterized protein LOC124550544 — translated: MEDSELAFVNIIKDYPAIISKSQTPAARREKADCLKEVQHRYMVNFGKEITDVQIMKKVHNMKSRIKAKTDVNKTGNIKISLKNWEQIFLKFLDGDDCNPTIHRVPGACAVGGGSTSIIPSPSNSEVADTDCMYEQESILQLPLILPADHMDLVGPEVVVPSQSPASGHESVLKRRRLSMETDETRNLSTPELQRLVLLYQLDILKCKRQKLMREEDKQ